One genomic region from Saprospiraceae bacterium encodes:
- the lptB gene encoding LPS export ABC transporter ATP-binding protein, translating into MDEILTLRSEHLHKKYGQREVVKDVSINVKQGEIVGLLGPNGAGKTTTFYMVVGFIKPNQGKVYLNQEDITNAPMYRRARKGIGYLPQEPSVFRKLSVEDNISAVLEMTDLPKEAQIEKLESLIDEFGLHKVRKNKGDSLSGGERRRTEIARALATNPKFILLDEPFAGIDPIAVEDIQSIVAALKLKNIGILITDHNVQETLSITDRAYLIFEGSILIEGTAEALAADPLVRKVYLGANFELRKKVPESAAK; encoded by the coding sequence ATGGATGAAATCTTAACGCTCCGCAGTGAACACCTGCACAAAAAATACGGCCAACGGGAAGTCGTCAAAGATGTCTCCATCAATGTCAAACAAGGGGAGATCGTAGGATTGTTGGGACCTAATGGTGCAGGCAAAACCACTACTTTTTATATGGTGGTCGGATTTATCAAACCCAATCAAGGCAAGGTCTATCTCAACCAGGAAGATATCACCAATGCGCCCATGTACCGGCGCGCGCGTAAAGGCATCGGCTATCTCCCCCAGGAACCTTCTGTATTTAGAAAATTGAGTGTCGAAGACAATATCAGCGCGGTACTGGAAATGACTGACCTCCCCAAAGAGGCTCAAATTGAAAAACTCGAATCGCTCATTGATGAGTTTGGCCTGCACAAAGTGCGAAAGAACAAAGGTGATTCATTATCAGGAGGCGAAAGAAGAAGAACGGAGATCGCCAGGGCCTTGGCTACCAACCCAAAATTTATACTTTTGGATGAACCTTTTGCAGGGATCGACCCTATAGCGGTGGAAGATATCCAAAGCATCGTCGCAGCGCTTAAATTGAAAAACATAGGTATCCTCATCACTGACCACAATGTACAGGAGACCCTATCCATCACGGACAGAGCTTACCTGATCTTCGAAGGGAGCATTTTAATAGAAGGCACCGCAGAAGCTCTGGCTGCCGACCCCTTAGTAAGAAAAGTATACCTGGGGGCAAATTTTGAGTTGAGAAAAAAAGTACCAGAATCTGCAGCAAAATGA
- a CDS encoding Ig-like domain-containing protein has product MRSIIGYSVLWSVCMTLMQCANIGQPDGGPRDTTPPGIDTANSTPAMQKNFRPDQTKIPIILKFDEWIKLDNAFKQVVISPPLQYAPKIELKGKGVQIKLDPREVLKEQTTYTVNFGQAIKDITENNAVKNLRFVFSTGDIIDTGFVAGKVRDAYTGETKEELLVMLYESDADSVVYKQRPTYFSRTDKEGNFNIENIKDTSYQLFVLEDANSNYIYDQDKEHIGFAGRRVVTGEDSTTLQIRYFASFIKPKLTGISTEVAGVVKIQSNIPLTELKTLPLSIAITQIPFISKDTLMVYYLPSTQRDWPLEVRYNDLAVDTILVNKIRKERLDSFVASPTHRDQRTLTTDDFVKLDFNHPLGLIDTSGISLIDDTTLVAYPIILDSATEINQLGIQCPCIEGSSYSLVILPGAVKNFASTALGDTLRVKIKGLITDQSGSIVMEIKDLDSSAQYKFSLIQEDKIIRNDIFDQKSMMTLTYLHLPPSNYTYRIIEDVNKNGRWDAGDFIKKIQPEKILTKKNYSVRANWELRETINWIK; this is encoded by the coding sequence ATGAGGAGTATCATAGGTTATAGTGTATTATGGAGCGTGTGCATGACACTGATGCAGTGTGCCAATATCGGTCAGCCGGACGGAGGTCCCCGTGACACCACGCCTCCCGGTATAGACACAGCCAATTCTACCCCGGCTATGCAAAAAAATTTCAGACCGGATCAAACCAAAATACCGATCATTTTAAAATTTGATGAATGGATCAAGCTGGACAATGCTTTTAAACAAGTAGTGATCTCTCCCCCACTCCAATATGCTCCCAAAATAGAACTTAAAGGAAAAGGAGTCCAGATTAAACTGGACCCAAGGGAGGTCCTTAAGGAGCAGACTACTTATACGGTCAATTTTGGTCAGGCCATCAAAGACATCACTGAAAACAATGCGGTCAAAAATCTTCGTTTTGTATTCAGCACTGGTGATATCATCGATACAGGTTTTGTAGCAGGTAAAGTGAGGGACGCCTATACCGGCGAAACAAAAGAAGAATTATTGGTGATGCTTTACGAATCTGACGCGGACTCCGTGGTATATAAACAGCGACCCACCTATTTTAGCCGCACCGACAAAGAAGGGAATTTTAACATTGAAAACATCAAAGATACCAGCTACCAGTTATTTGTATTAGAGGATGCCAATAGCAATTATATCTATGATCAGGACAAAGAACATATAGGTTTTGCTGGCCGTAGAGTGGTCACCGGAGAAGACAGCACTACGCTCCAAATCCGATATTTTGCCTCTTTTATCAAACCTAAATTGACCGGTATCTCCACCGAAGTAGCAGGAGTGGTCAAGATCCAGTCCAATATACCCCTGACCGAGCTCAAAACATTGCCATTAAGCATTGCCATCACCCAAATACCATTCATTTCTAAAGATACGCTTATGGTATATTACCTTCCTTCAACCCAACGCGATTGGCCGCTGGAAGTCAGGTACAATGATTTAGCAGTCGACACCATTCTTGTCAACAAAATACGTAAGGAGCGATTAGATTCGTTTGTGGCCTCTCCCACCCACCGCGACCAAAGAACACTCACCACAGATGACTTTGTAAAATTGGATTTTAATCATCCGCTTGGGCTCATAGATACTTCCGGCATCTCCTTGATCGATGATACGACGCTAGTGGCTTATCCCATCATACTGGATAGTGCGACTGAAATCAATCAGCTGGGTATACAATGTCCCTGCATCGAAGGCAGTAGTTACAGCCTGGTGATCTTGCCCGGGGCTGTAAAAAACTTTGCCAGCACCGCGCTGGGTGACACCCTTCGTGTGAAAATCAAAGGGTTGATCACTGATCAGAGTGGCTCGATCGTCATGGAGATCAAGGATCTGGATTCTTCAGCACAGTACAAGTTCAGCCTGATACAAGAGGATAAAATAATCCGAAACGATATCTTTGATCAAAAATCGATGATGACGCTGACTTATCTTCATTTGCCACCCTCTAATTATACCTATCGCATTATCGAAGATGTCAATAAAAATGGCCGATGGGATGCAGGTGATTTCATTAAAAAAATTCAGCCGGAGAAAATATTAACCAAAAAAAATTATAGTGTCCGGGCCAACTGGGAGCTCAGAGAAACTATCAACTGGATCAAATAA